TTAGTCGACCGCCGTCTTCACACTACCCACAGGAAAACAATTACCATGACAACTCCAGGCAAGAGGGCCATCTGTCTACTTGTTTGTTGATGTTTGATGTGTGTCCTGCAAGAGTGTTAATCTGACCTGAGACCCCAGTCTGGCTAAGAatcagcctgtgacctccacCTAAAGCAATCAGCGGTCATGTGAAAGCTGGAGCTCGTGCACACGTGTAACAACAGTTCGGCCCAGCTGAGTtaggaaaaacaacacagaaagagCGGTATGATTTCAAAAACGAAGCACAGTTCATCGGAAAGTAAAAAACGAACGTATGAGCTTAAACTGGAAATAGAGTAGACATCCATACTCATGCACACACGGTAACTGAAGTTAAGAGCTTCGTCACTTATCAGATCAATGCTATTTTATTCTCACATGAGCTATAATTGTCTAAAAAAGGCTTGTGAATTATGTTTAAGGGTGGATGTGTTTAGAGTGTTTTCAGCACTCCACGACCTCCAGTGAACCTCAGTGTTTGTCTTTGGTTCATGAGATAAAGGAAGCAGTAATCACGGCCCTGTCATTCACATAATTGCTCAAGCACAAATGTTAAAGTCATGGTGCAGACACTAGGAatgtggacaaactgaggaagGGCCCATAGGAGGAACAAGGTTGTAACATAACAGACACTAACAATCTCAGCTCACCACAACTTCACTGTTCACGCCCGAATATACAGTCCTCCTCGTTCCTCGTTCATTTGATTCCACAGAAAGATTATATCTCTCTAAAATAACCTAAGTGGACAGAAATGGCCACGCTGACAGGTTAGCTGGTAATATAAGACTGACCGGTTTACTACCAGTAAGAATTAACAAAGCGGCAAATTTTAATATTTGGCTATAAATCTCTCTCAGATGAATGACTTCAACTTGCATTAGCATCTTTCCGAAGCCACCGCAGTTATTTAGATTATGTTCTGCCAAGACTGTGAAGTAGTGGGAGAAAACCAGAATCCAGAATGTGCTTGGGTTTAATGTATGCCAGGCAGACACCACAGCATCCCCAGACTTTATATTTTGAAAGCGACTTCTCAACAATGAGATCAGTTACAgttttaagtgtttttattcGCCTTAAAACAGACTGAGAGAAAACAGCTGTGACGCTGAGCCTCGGAGTATTCATAGTGATTAGAAAGTGGAGTTTTTCTTAGGCAAGGTGCTTTAATTTACGCAACAAACgctttcatttgtttctctaGTGATCACATAACTTTGTCTCTAGCTAATAATTGCATTTAGAATGTAATTCCCAGTTTACAATTCTTTGGCAAACGGAACGAATAAAGGCTAATTTCCTCTGGAGAGAAGTAGATAAACAGTGTTTGACCCTGCAGTGGAAACCAGACTAATGACTGAAGCCTGTCTAGCCCGTCTGGCCGCCTAAAGCCCGTACAGTGTAACTGTATACGTCTCCTCTTATGATGACTTTGAATCTTTATGAGACTGAAAATACATACAGCATTTTGGATTTACCAGTCTTAGGACAATCTAGTTCATCATTGTAGCCACTGCGTAATACGCTCTGACACAGGGGGGCTTCTGTGTTTATGCTATTAAAGCAGCCTTCACTCATACTCATGTAGCAGGTTtgtcttttaaacattttagtTTACTGACGGAAAGAAGGCAGTAGAGTCCCATAGAATCAGCTGTATATGCTATAAACGATGAGCTGCCAGTGTGACAGACACCATAGAGGTTTAACCTTGCTGTGTTTAAGTCAGGCCTGTGTTCTTTATGTTGGTGTTTAAGTGTAGTTTGAGTGGATAGAGAGGTTTTTGAGGTTCTTCGTGTGTTATCTTGGGCAGTCGCCAGACTTACTGCCTCCctaaagaactcaagagaaCTTGAATCTTCTTCAGGCTACCTCCTTAGAGATACCCTGTACATTTGTCATTACTGGATAGACACAAGCGCACACGCTGTTTGACAGTGGGGCGATAGTCAAAACTTATTTTTGGCTATCTTGACACGATAAAGAGACATTTCCCAGGACAAGTACTACGTGATAGCCCTCTCACCACCTTTGACAAAGAGTCAGCAAACACTATCGTGACTCAAGTGGCCCTTTGTGTGAAGAAGATGGCTGAAAAATAAGACAATAGAGAGGATGTACACAGTCAAGGGAGGGTTTGAGCTGCCAGGTTAAATAAACAACAGAGCCACAAGCAATGACACCTAATTTCCCTCATCACTGCTATAAATGATCATATTTATGTGCAGTTCATGCATGTTAAAGTGGGCCCACTATCCCTTCAGCATATGTGGTGAGGGGGTGAGACATGGTGTAGTCTTGTGTAAGTTGTttaacatgtgtgtgttctctttCTTGAAGGTCGCGGTGATATCCAGCCCCAGCTGGACAGTGCCATGCAGGATGTCAGCGATAAGTTCATTCTGctggaagagacagagaagcaaGCCCTCAGGAAGGCTCTTATAGAACACAGACAGAGAATCTGCTGCTTTGTAACCATGTTGCGACCTGTCGTGGTGAGTAAAGCAGCCAAGAATGAAGAAATGCTTCCATATATTGCTGAGACTGCAATAAGGAAAGGTGATGATAGTGTTTTCACCCATATCACTtttaaattgttcttttttcttttaggatGAGGAAATTTCTTTGTTGGGAGAGGTCACCCACCTCCAGGCAATCTCTGATGACCTTAAagcgttgacctctgacccacacAAGCTTCCCCCTGCTAGCGAGCAGGTGAGGGAAAAAATACGGGATAAAGCAGGCTGTGGATATTAACAGGAAAATTTCTTTCACCTCAGCTTGtaacaatttttttttgttgatttcatAAAATTAACTCTAGGTTTTTTCCTTGCATTTCCTCATCAGAAGTGCAACTAAAAAGAGCTAAAAGTCTAAATTTTGCCCTCCCTCTCAGGTGATCTTAGATTTGAAGAGCTCAGATTATGGCTGGTCATATCAAACTCCGCCATCATCCCCGAGCACCACCATGTCCAGGAAATCCAGCATGTGCAGGTATAATCCCAGAGTAAACGATGCTTCCAGCAAATAAAAATCTGCCTTACAAATGCGCGTATAGCTCTATAGCATTatattaaattttaaaataaattcaacacGATAGCTCTGTTTCACGTTACATAATGTGGTTGTATAATAGGCATTACAGGTTTctacatttgcatttatttattttaatggcgAAATCTGCCATTGCTAAACCAGATGAATACAAATATTAGCATAGTGGGAGTGAACAGTTTTGTTTTCTAGTGtactgctgccatctagtggccacttCTTGGTCGCTAATAAATTTACATCCCTAAAGAAATACAATTGTGGTGCTAAAATAAGCACGCGTCTATTAAATACTTGGATAAAAAGTGCTGTTCAGACCATATTTCCCATCCTCtgccctcctgctcctgcctTTGTGTCTTCCAATGATTTATTTCCGAAATGCTTTGGTGAAAAAAGGTGTTTAATTTCAGGGTTTTGTGCTAGGACAATTTTCTCTTCTAAAATCAACTTGTGGGTGTGCCTCCTCTGATTAAATCCTGATTTAATATTACTTGTAAACTGAAGATGTTAAAAGGATGCATATGTGTTTTATACCCATCCTTGTGTGTAACAGGTAGCTTTCTTGAGTCTTACATTGCCTGTTTTAACACATAAAATTAAGAAATTCACAAATTACTGTGTAGTTTGTGGAATTTCTTAACACTGATTCGTACATTATTTGATACATCTTGTatcattcatttttcttttaatttttatattttcctctGATTATTACAGTGTTGCTTTTAGGTTTCAGTTCACACAGTCATAAGACCAAATGCTGTTTTGTATTTTGGTATTTTGTCTGTGTGAATAACCTCAACAGTCTCTGTCCAAGGCATAAAATCTTGTTATTTTCTGCCTGTAGTTATTGTTTTATGTTGgttatgttgttgttttgatcGGATTGACCTCAGTTAATGCTTGCTGCATCTTGGCGTGCTGTGTTAATTGTTTCCCGCCCTGTCTCCTCCACACTCCCCCAATCCTCCCACTTCATGTTAcccattcttcttcttctgtccatATCTCGTTTGATTTCCTTCATACTGCCTGTCACTGTCAATCTCCCTCCTTTGGTCATCTCCTCATTTCTCACCCCCTTTCACAGTAGTCTGAACAGCGTTAACAGTAGTGACTCCAGAGGATCCAGTGGCTCTCACTCTcattctccttcctcctcttcctcctcttcctcacaccaCCTCTTCAACCATCACAACCGACATCGGTACCGCAGCTCAGCGCTGCCCCAGCAGGCCCCGATCCGactctccagcatctcctcccaCGACTCAGGCTTCATGTCTTCATCGCATGACCAGTGGGCTTCATCTAAATCATCCTCACCCATGCAGACTGAAACAAAGGTAAGAGAAACCCCTCGGTCACTCACACTTAACCACATCTTTGGCACAAAAACGTGCATTGATGAAATAATACTATGAAACCACTCATGGGCTGTGATTTTTAAATCATTGTACTGGGAAAGAAAACCCTAAATCAGCAGTGCACACATACTATTTTCTCACACATCTTGACCACTGAGTGGCAGTTAGCTGGCAGGAGTAAGTGGATATGATCACAGTGAAGTCATTTCCCTACAATTATTTTAACATAAGTGCACAGGAAATGAGCCTGCCTCCTTCATAGCCAGAGCAAAAGAGGTCAGCCCCATCCTGCTTTTTAGGAGTCAACTGTTGCGACAATGTGGTTTGGGTAAACTAAAGGATTGAGCATATTGAGTCCTGCATTTATATTAAAAGTATCTCTGTAAAAGAGGCGTGTCCTCTTGTTGAATGGATTTTACAGATATTAATATTTTGCTTTTACCACCAGAGAAAGATCGCATCATTGTTTGTATGATTGTCCAGGATTTGTCATTTCTTTGGCTGCTAGGATgtcaaaatattttaatgtcaaaaCACATCAGTGGTtggaagttgttgtttttttgcttatTTGACAACACATTGAAGGTGTTTTAGACACTCCACAAGGACCCGTTTACTGCACCATCCAATTCCTGGAGTTTCACAGATTTTCATCCACTTTCAGCATCTAACTCTAGAAAAATGTTCTGTAACTGATTCCAAACCCTAATCATCCTCTGGAAGGCAGCGCTCAGGCACAGACCTAATTCCCTGAAGGCAAGGGTTAAGAATGTTGCCGTTATTAAGAATAACAGAACAACCAGAGCTTTACCTACTTATCAATCATTTGTGGTCAAAGTCAGAAACACACATGTTGAGATGGTGCATCACTTTAACACAGCTTCACAACTGCTGATGGCCGTGCTGTTGATACTGGCGCTGCTCCAAGCGCCTTTTTTCCGCTGTAGCTTTTCACTAACCGCTGAGATCTGTGGAAAAGTCGCCACTGCGTTCTAACACATGACTTCTCTCTTTACCTGCTGACACGTCTGTCCTTCACCGTCTGCCGTCATCTCTCGGCCCGCCTGTCGCTGCACTTGCTTTCTCAGCCTAATCTCACTTCCAAGTCCTCTGAGGTGTCAGAGACTGGGCAACTGGGCGACTGCAGCTCCCTGTCCTCTatagctgcttctgctgcacccCAGCACGTTACGGACAAGGTGAAACACACTCGTCCACACCAAACTCACCCGTTCattaatatgtgtgtgtgtgtgtgtgtgtgtatctgcattTCACACACCACTGCAGCTTTTACTAAACCTCAAAGCTGGCTGTACATCCCATTTTCATAGAAGTGATAAAGCAATGCATGTCCAGTCCTCAGGTTTTACATTATTTCTCCATGTTTCATCTGGGTTTTAGTTCTTTTTGCCATTACTCTCTGTTGATTTGATCgatttgcttttgtgtttatcATTTGAATAATTTCACCCATGTTTTTTTGCATTCTGTTATGTTTGTTTCGTTTGTCACGCCTCTTCCCTGGCGCACACATCCAGTTGTCCAATGGTTTCGACCACTACAGCCCTGAAAATTCTCCCTACCTGCATAGCAATGGTGGCAGTTTGGGCTCAGGCTCCAGCACCGCCTTCCCCTTCTTCCCTGTTGCATCttcatcctccacctcctcatccaGTCCCACCCGTTCATGGTCACGTCCTGCCTCAGCCTTGTTACCAGACTACCCTCCCTACTGTACTCTGGGCCCCATGATCCCTTCATCACGAGTCCCGAGCTGGAAGGTTTGTTCCCTCACCTGGGTCTTGACGAtcatttcctccccctcctctcggTCGGCCGTGTGAACTTGATGGTTACTGACATTGTTTTCTTTGCAGGACTGGGCCAAGCCAGGGCCCTACGACCAACCTATGGTCAACaccctgaggaggaagaaggacaaAGACCTGGCCACTGTACCTAACATGAATGGTAGCGTGAATGACAGCAGCCTCGCCATGACCTTGACACAAGCCCCCGCTGCACTGCAAACCTCCATATCGGTGGAGGAAAGAAACAAAGCTCTGATTCCACCTGTAAAGGTCAGATCTTGCCGCCTCTGTCTGTGTCATTAAgggttttaaataatttaagTTAAAGGTCTCATTTGCATTTTGTCAATCGTACCAACCTTGTGCTGAAAAGTGTTCAGACAGACTATAAAATAGTGTTGTTGTTGCATCACTGCTTCAGGGTGGTCATATTGAGCCCCATGAAGAACTCGCTTTGGCCTTATCCAGAGGCCTGGATTTAGACAATCAGAGGTCCAGCAGAGACTCCATCCAGTGTTCCAGTGGCTACagtacacagacaaacacaccctGCTGCTCTGAAGACACAATCCCATCTCAAGGTATGACGGAAGCTCTACCTTCACCATTGCCCTTCATTGTACACTTGGGTTAGAACATTCCTAAgacatttttgttatttctttagTGTCAGACTATGACTATTTCTCCATGGCTGGAGATCAGGAGCCTGAACCTCAGCAGATGGACTTTGACAAGTCCTCCACAATCCCGAGAAACAGCGATATAAGTCACTCCTATCgacagatgtttcagagcaaGCGGCCGGCCTCCACAGCTGGTGTGCCCAGCACACAGGTTCCTTATTCCCCACAGGGGGCCTACTCCACAATGCCCTACCCTTCCACACCTCTCCACACAGGAGCTTATCCTCCGATGTCTGCAGGTACTCCAGGTTCTCATATACCTTGTTGTTACTCGTAATAATAAATTCATCACATGTGTAATAGTGGAATATGTGTTGGTTGTGTTTAGATTCATTGTTAAATCTTACGATCGTTGCAGCCTCCGTTCATGGCTTCCACTCTGGATCCAGCTCTGGATGCTATTCTTCAGGCCACGGGCCAGTTATCGTCACCCCCGGGGTTGCCACAATACGCCGCACGCCCTCCTCAAAGCCGTCTGCACGACGTTCCGCCTCAGTTGGGGGCACAGGCCCCATCCCAATCCGCACACCTGTCATCCCAGTGAAACCCCCCGTGGTGCCTGACCTGTCAGGAGGAATTAACGGGGGCAGGGCTGCAGAGCAGGcgggaggagagcgaggacaAAACCCAGAGTCCCCGACGTTCGTGAGAGAGGGCGACGCTGACACACTGCCAATGATGTCCTGGAGCGGCCAGGCTACGACCAACCCACCCGGCGTGCCCTTGTCCAATCAGCAGCACTTTCAAAGCGAGGCAGGAGAAAGGTCAGAAGGTGACATGCTGGTGGCTATACGCAAGGGAGTGAAGCTCAAGAGGACTCTGACAAATGACCGCTCGGCCCCACGCATCGCATGATCACACGCCACAAGGAACAGAGAAGGCTGTAGGAATGAAGTTCATCCTTCAGCGCGCATGTAAACGAGGTCCAGGGAGGAGCACACGCTGCTTAGTTAAAGGAACGTTTGTCAAGTGTTTGTACATTTTGTAAAGTTCTCAGCTGGAGCCAGCtgaaaaaagaatagaaaattGAATGTTTTGTGAAAGGAGGCTTAATACCATTAGATTGGAcctaaaataaaggaaatgcaGGTTTGTGAAATATCCTCTTATAGGTTAAAATTGTTCAAGTGAGTGTAAGGATAGATTTCCGTCCTGAATTAAAGGTTATGGGACTCAAGATTCAACATTCAAAAATCACATGATCCATTcagtgaaataaatgtgttttacgGGCCTGTAAGAAGCATTTACTCCCAAAGGGTTAGAGAAGAAAGCTGCACATGCCTCCTATTAAACGTAAAGGAAAATACTGAATATTTTATGTGCATACAGGACATTTTTAAGGAGTGCATTGTACCACCACGGGGATGACACAGCATTCCGGCTGCCCCTTGGCTTTGAAAAAGAGCACAATATTTAAAGAACACAGGAAACGGCAACGGTGGCAGATGCAATAGCTGTAGTGGTCATCAATCACAGCGTTTGCCTCTGAGCTACTCATGGAGGAACTCTAAAGAAAGCACACACGTGCCAACTTTGGGATGAGCAGCCGGAGAAGCTTGGCAATCTGAGCGTTATTGGACACTACAAAGTGGATATGAGGGACTTTAAGTACTTATataatgtgtaaatattttgcCAATTTTTTGGTGTCTTATTACCCTTCAGGATTCTGTATAATGACCATCTGCTTTTAGATGAGACTCGGTTTTCTTATTTTCACTTTGTTGCCCTGTTTGATCCTCATTTAATCTGCTGCGGCTGTACACGGAGCTTTGTAGAACTTTGTAGAACTAATGAACAAGCTAGATGGTTTTGTAGCATTGAGAGTATTAGCCAAACATACTGCGATCCTGCTGCTCATCGATTGCTTATATTGTTAATACAAGTTGGAAGATGTGCCAACGCAGCACATTTAAATATATGACTAAACACGTTTATAGAAGCCCATTAACATGAAAACTCTACGTCTGAATATTGTCatatgttatttttatttttttaattttctgtttgTTGAAATGAACTTTGAAACGCATGTTGCATGCATGCTcatgtttttttggggggggggagtatttACATCACTCATCTCCATAAActggtgattttctttttgtgagTGCAGATTTAATCACCCTAAACTTTAGGTTATGGCATCAGAGTGCTTAAAACAGCACATAGTTCTGACCCTCTGATGCATTACAACACAGGCTTTGAGCAATTATGTGTCATTGGCACGTAAACATGGTTTTAATTTCTGTTTTAACACTGTCGCCATGCCTACTACGGGAAGTGTGGAGCTGTAAATGTCATGTAGCTGTAGCAGTTAGTCCTTAAA
The DNA window shown above is from Takifugu flavidus isolate HTHZ2018 chromosome 10, ASM371156v2, whole genome shotgun sequence and carries:
- the LOC130532184 gene encoding protein MTSS 1-like isoform X4, with amino-acid sequence MEAAIEKECSALGGLFQTVIGDMKSSYPVWEDFITKAGKLQSQLRATAVTVATFLDAFQKVADLATNSRGGTRDIGSALTRMCMRHRSIEAKLKQFSITFMEGLINPLQEQLEEWKRGVNTLDKDYAKEFKKARQEIKKKSSDTLKLQKKAKKGRGDIQPQLDSAMQDVSDKFILLEETEKQALRKALIEHRQRICCFVTMLRPVVDEEISLLGEVTHLQAISDDLKALTSDPHKLPPASEQVILDLKSSDYGWSYQTPPSSPSTTMSRKSSMCSSLNSVNSSDSRGSSGSHSHSPSSSSSSSSHHLFNHHNRHRYRSSALPQQAPIRLSSISSHDSGFMSSSHDQWASSKSSSPMQTETKPNLTSKSSEVSETGQLGDCSSLSSIAASAAPQHVTDKLSNGFDHYSPENSPYLHSNGGSLGSGSSTAFPFFPVASSSSTSSSSPTRSWSRPASALLPDYPPYCTLGPMIPSSRVPSWKDWAKPGPYDQPMVNTLRRKKDKDLATVPNMNGSVNDSSLAMTLTQAPAALQTSISVEERNKALIPPVKGGHIEPHEELALALSRGLDLDNQRSSRDSIQCSSGYSTQTNTPCCSEDTIPSQVSDYDYFSMAGDQEPEPQQMDFDKSSTIPRNSDISHSYRQMFQSKRPASTAGVPSTQVPYSPQGAYSTMPYPSTPLHTGAYPPMSAASVHGFHSGSSSGCYSSGHGPVIVTPGVATIRRTPSSKPSARRSASVGGTGPIPIRTPVIPVKPPVVPDLSGGINGGRAAEQAGGERGQNPESPTFVREGDADTLPMMSWSGQATTNPPGVPLSNQQHFQSEAGERSEGDMLVAIRKGVKLKRTLTNDRSAPRIA
- the LOC130532184 gene encoding protein MTSS 1-like isoform X11; the encoded protein is MEAAIEKECSALGGLFQTVIGDMKSSYPVWEDFITKAGKLQSQLRATAVTVATFLDAFQKVADLATNSRGGTRDIGSALTRMCMRHRSIEAKLKQFSITFMEGLINPLQEQLEEWKRGVNTLDKDYAKEFKKARQEIKKKSSDTLKLQKKAKKGRGDIQPQLDSAMQDVSDKFILLEETEKQALRKALIEHRQRICCFVTMLRPVVDEEISLLGEVTHLQAISDDLKALTSDPHKLPPASEQVILDLKSSDYGWSYQTPPSSPSTTMSRKSSMCSSLNSVNSSDSRGSSGSHSHSPSSSSSSSSHHLFNHHNRHRYRSSALPQQAPIRLSSISSHDSGFMSSSHDQWASSKSSSPMQTETKPNLTSKSSEVSETGQLGDCSSLSSIAASAAPQHVTDKDWAKPGPYDQPMVNTLRRKKDKDLATVPNMNGSVNDSSLAMTLTQAPAALQTSISVEERNKALIPPVKGGHIEPHEELALALSRGLDLDNQRSSRDSIQCSSGYSTQTNTPCCSEDTIPSQVSDYDYFSMAGDQEPEPQQMDFDKSSTIPRNSDISHSYRQMFQSKRPASTAGVPSTQVPYSPQGAYSTMPYPSTPLHTGAYPPMSAASVHGFHSGSSSGCYSSGHGPVIVTPGVATIRRTPSSKPSARRSASVGGTGPIPIRTPVIPVKPPVVPDLSGGINGGRAAEQAGGERGQNPESPTFVREGDADTLPMMSWSGQATTNPPGVPLSNQQHFQSEAGERSEGDMLVAIRKGVKLKRTLTNDRSAPRIA
- the LOC130532184 gene encoding protein MTSS 1-like isoform X5; translated protein: MEAAIEKECSALGGLFQTVIGDMKSSYPVWEDFITKAGKLQSQLRATAVTVATFLDAFQKVADLATNSRGGTRDIGSALTRMCMRHRSIEAKLKQFSITFMEGLINPLQEQLEEWKRGVNTLDKDYAKEFKKARQEIKKKSSDTLKLQKKAKKDIFNDQKYRLLKEVKDNISASADNMGRGDIQPQLDSAMQDVSDKFILLEETEKQALRKALIEHRQRICCFVTMLRPVVDEEISLLGEVTHLQAISDDLKALTSDPHKLPPASEQVILDLKSSDYGWSYQTPPSSPSTTMSRKSSMCSSLNSVNSSDSRGSSGSHSHSPSSSSSSSSHHLFNHHNRHRYRSSALPQQAPIRLSSISSHDSGFMSSSHDQWASSKSSSPMQTETKLSNGFDHYSPENSPYLHSNGGSLGSGSSTAFPFFPVASSSSTSSSSPTRSWSRPASALLPDYPPYCTLGPMIPSSRVPSWKDWAKPGPYDQPMVNTLRRKKDKDLATVPNMNGSVNDSSLAMTLTQAPAALQTSISVEERNKALIPPVKGGHIEPHEELALALSRGLDLDNQRSSRDSIQCSSGYSTQTNTPCCSEDTIPSQVSDYDYFSMAGDQEPEPQQMDFDKSSTIPRNSDISHSYRQMFQSKRPASTAGVPSTQVPYSPQGAYSTMPYPSTPLHTGAYPPMSAASVHGFHSGSSSGCYSSGHGPVIVTPGVATIRRTPSSKPSARRSASVGGTGPIPIRTPVIPVKPPVVPDLSGGINGGRAAEQAGGERGQNPESPTFVREGDADTLPMMSWSGQATTNPPGVPLSNQQHFQSEAGERSEGDMLVAIRKGVKLKRTLTNDRSAPRIA
- the LOC130532184 gene encoding protein MTSS 1-like isoform X2, which translates into the protein MEAAIEKECSALGGLFQTVIGDMKSSYPVWEDFITKAGKLQSQLRATAVTVATFLDAFQKVADLATNSRGGTRDIGSALTRMCMRHRSIEAKLKQFSITFMEGLINPLQEQLEEWKRGVNTLDKDYAKEFKKARQEIKKKSSDTLKLQKKAKKDIFNDQKYRLLKEVKDNISASGRGDIQPQLDSAMQDVSDKFILLEETEKQALRKALIEHRQRICCFVTMLRPVVDEEISLLGEVTHLQAISDDLKALTSDPHKLPPASEQVILDLKSSDYGWSYQTPPSSPSTTMSRKSSMCSSLNSVNSSDSRGSSGSHSHSPSSSSSSSSHHLFNHHNRHRYRSSALPQQAPIRLSSISSHDSGFMSSSHDQWASSKSSSPMQTETKPNLTSKSSEVSETGQLGDCSSLSSIAASAAPQHVTDKLSNGFDHYSPENSPYLHSNGGSLGSGSSTAFPFFPVASSSSTSSSSPTRSWSRPASALLPDYPPYCTLGPMIPSSRVPSWKDWAKPGPYDQPMVNTLRRKKDKDLATVPNMNGSVNDSSLAMTLTQAPAALQTSISVEERNKALIPPVKGGHIEPHEELALALSRGLDLDNQRSSRDSIQCSSGYSTQTNTPCCSEDTIPSQVSDYDYFSMAGDQEPEPQQMDFDKSSTIPRNSDISHSYRQMFQSKRPASTAGVPSTQVPYSPQGAYSTMPYPSTPLHTGAYPPMSAASVHGFHSGSSSGCYSSGHGPVIVTPGVATIRRTPSSKPSARRSASVGGTGPIPIRTPVIPVKPPVVPDLSGGINGGRAAEQAGGERGQNPESPTFVREGDADTLPMMSWSGQATTNPPGVPLSNQQHFQSEAGERSEGDMLVAIRKGVKLKRTLTNDRSAPRIA
- the LOC130532184 gene encoding protein MTSS 1-like isoform X10; its protein translation is MEAAIEKECSALGGLFQTVIGDMKSSYPVWEDFITKAGKLQSQLRATAVTVATFLDAFQKVADLATNSRGGTRDIGSALTRMCMRHRSIEAKLKQFSITFMEGLINPLQEQLEEWKRGVNTLDKDYAKEFKKARQEIKKKSSDTLKLQKKAKKADNMGRGDIQPQLDSAMQDVSDKFILLEETEKQALRKALIEHRQRICCFVTMLRPVVDEEISLLGEVTHLQAISDDLKALTSDPHKLPPASEQVILDLKSSDYGWSYQTPPSSPSTTMSRKSSMCSSLNSVNSSDSRGSSGSHSHSPSSSSSSSSHHLFNHHNRHRYRSSALPQQAPIRLSSISSHDSGFMSSSHDQWASSKSSSPMQTETKPNLTSKSSEVSETGQLGDCSSLSSIAASAAPQHVTDKDWAKPGPYDQPMVNTLRRKKDKDLATVPNMNGSVNDSSLAMTLTQAPAALQTSISVEERNKALIPPVKGGHIEPHEELALALSRGLDLDNQRSSRDSIQCSSGYSTQTNTPCCSEDTIPSQVSDYDYFSMAGDQEPEPQQMDFDKSSTIPRNSDISHSYRQMFQSKRPASTAGVPSTQVPYSPQGAYSTMPYPSTPLHTGAYPPMSAASVHGFHSGSSSGCYSSGHGPVIVTPGVATIRRTPSSKPSARRSASVGGTGPIPIRTPVIPVKPPVVPDLSGGINGGRAAEQAGGERGQNPESPTFVREGDADTLPMMSWSGQATTNPPGVPLSNQQHFQSEAGERSEGDMLVAIRKGVKLKRTLTNDRSAPRIA